gATTCAGCCACACCCTATATAAAATCGATATAAAAAGGAGATTTTTGGTGATGCTTCTGTCCTTTGTGAATCCTCTGCGTCGATGCCACTGTATTAAATCAACTTtcaatttcgtttttcccaatatttcgttaaattcattcattttctttCAGGTTCTCAAGCAACTTGCTATTCTCGAGCAACGTAAGTTCGAAGACGAAGATGTTAcagcagatgttgaatttctaACAGAAAGGCTACAAAGCTCTGTGCAAGATTTGAGTTCCTTCGATGAGTATGCAACTGAAGTGAGTAAAAGCATAAATtgcatttcatatttttaatgatTTATTCTTACAGATAAAGTCTGGACGTCTGGAATGGTCTCCCGTCCATAAGAGCAAATTCTGGAGGGAGAATGCTCAACGTTTGAACGAAAAGAATTACGAATTACTGCGCATTCTGATTCACCTCTTGGAAACTAGCAAGGATCCTCTTGTATTGAGTGTTGCTAGTTTCGATATTGGTGAATACGTCAGACACTATCCTCGCGGAAAAACGTGAGTATATTctgaactttatttttttttttgagtagtaCATATATCCATTTCTACTATTCTGTCATTTGCAAAAACTCAATTGATAACTTGTTGGATAATTTGGACAGTTGCCATTATCTGTTTAGTTTGTTTATAACAACGTTTTGACATCCAGGGTTCGTAAAATTTCCAATTCTGCGTAATTTCTTGAATTTCTTTCCGAATTGCTAGTAAGTCCTCACTTTCGCTAGTTTTCTTGCCAGTCTACGCAGCACCTTTTCAAACCTTTTGAGATAGTTGGATGATGATTTTCAGGGTGATCGAACAACTTGGAGGAAAGCAACTAGTAATGCAACTTCTGGCCCATGAAGATCCAAATGTAAGATACGAGGCACTTCTGGCCGTTCAGAAGTTGATGGTGCATAATTGGGAATATCTTGGAAAACAACTGGAGAAAGAACAGAGCAGTGAAAAGCCAACAAGTAAAGTCGTAACTGGGAAAGCATAATTTTATAGAATTAATCATCTTCACTAAGATATGTATTCTAGGATCATAATTATGTCGAGGTATTGTTTGTATCCAGAACTGAATGGATGTTTTTTGGATTTTAACAAAAGCAAGATGTGAAAATAATGCCTAGTAGTATTTTTAAGAATCATTAAAAGCAGAGTTTCTTTAACATAAATCCCTTAATTCTTCAAATGTTTTTCTTTGGTTTCCTATGTAAATAACTTGTATTATTTTGAACATTCCATTTGATGTCCATTTTGGAATGTTTTTCCTTCCTTACAGTAGTATTATTTCTTTGTAAATAGTTTGGATCTTGTTGAAATTTGTAGTCGTCTATGTAATTGTTGACaggtaataaaaaatatatatatacatattttgaatttttctgaaaggtTATGTTCTTATTccgtaaaaaaattcaatgcatCACCCGGTTAGTTCAGTCAAGTTACTGTTCGGCTGACCCTCGTATAATTTAGGCCAATTTTTTGGCGTGCCTCCGTATACATttggtgaaaaatttaattattcggCTGACCCTCGTATAATTTAGGCAATTTTTTTGGCGTGCCCTCGTAtacatttgttgaaaaatttacttTTCGGCTGACCCCCGTATGATTTAGGTCCAATTTTTTGGCGTGCCCCCGTATACATTCGGTGAAAAATTTTACTATTCGGCTGACCCTCGTATAATtttctaccatttttttttggcgTGCCTCCGTATatttggtgaaaaaaatttcggacaACCTCGTACATTTCTGGTTCATAGACTAAAAAACGCTTAGACTGTGATGCTATAAAAAATTCAGTCTGTGGAACGCTTAGACTGTGATGCTATAAAACCTCACAGTCTAAGGAACGTTTAGACTGTGATGCTATAAAAACCTCACAGTCTAAGAAACGCTTAGAATGTGATGCTATAAAAATCTCACAGTCTAAGAAACGCTTAGACTGTGATGCTATAAAAACCTCACAGTCTAAGAAACGCTTAGACTGTGATGCTATAAACCTCACATTCTAAGGAGTTTGTAGCCTCACATACTAAGCGGTTCTTAGACTGTGAGCTTTTAATAGCATCACAGACTAAGCGTTCCTTAGACTGTGAGGTTTTATAGCATCACAGTCTAAGCGTTTCTTAGACTGTGAGGTTTTTATAGCATCACAGTCTAAGCGTTCCTTAGACTGTGAGATTTTTATAGCATCACATTCTAAGCGTTTCTTAGACTGTGAGGTTTTATAGCATCACAGTCTAAGCGTTCCTTAGACTGTGAGGTTTCTAAAGCATCACAGTCTGAGCGTTCCTTAGACTGTGAGGTTTCTGAAGCATCACAGTCTAAGCGTTCCTTAGACTATGAGATTTTATAGCATCACAGTCTAAGCGTTTCTTAGTCTATGAACCAGAAATGTACGAGGTTGTCggaaatttttttcaccaaatATATATTTGGCGGGGGCGcgccaaaaaaaaatcgtgGTAAATTATACGAGGGTCGGCCGAATAGTAAAATTTTTCACCAAATGTATATGGGGGCACGCCAAAAAATTGGGCCTAAATTATACGAGGGTCGACCGAAAAGTATAATTTTTCAACAACTGTATACGGGGGCACGCAAAAAAAATTAGCCTAAATTATACGAGGGTCAGCCGAATAGTGAAATTTTTCACCAAATGTATACGGGGGCACGCCAAAAATGGGCCTAAAATATACGAGGGTCGGCCGAATGGTAAAATTTTTCTTATACTCTGAGGGTGTATAGCATCACATTCTAAGCGTTTTTTAGACTATAAATCAAAAATGTACAAGGTTGTACAAAAAATTTACCAAATTTATACGGAGGCAGGCTGAACAAAAAGAACTGAAATATACGAGGGTCGGCCGATTAGTAACTTCGCCTAACTGTCCGGTTGACACGTATTAAGAAATAATGGCGGCATCTTattattgttcttttgaaaacgTCATTCTGAAAAGGACCACCAATTGCAATGGGAAATTGAGTATTATCAAAAGTTGTGGCGCTACCTACTAGTAATTTACTGAACTAACTACTGTGGCAACTTGTAAACCAAAAAGCAATCTGTGCAACCGGCATAGTAGTTCAATTAGTAAAACCAAGATGGCGCACATATCGATATTTGTTGGCGCCACCTACTATAAGTTAGCCGAACTAACTAGTGTAGCTACACAAACGAAAGAGTATTCTGCGCGACCGACATTGAGTTTCGATTAATAGAACCGAGATAGCGCACATCTTATTCTAAAATTGAATTGGATCTATGCTAGCTAGAGTATCTTTAGAATTTATATACTAAAAATGGAATACAATATTTCAAATCGTCTTGAATTTATTATTCTTTACCCACCTGTGAGATTGAAACCAGGGAGTGGAAAAAGCCCAGAGAAATGAGAGGAATGCGAGAAGATGAAAGGAAAAATGGCGGATAGGATGCAGGAAACGGCCGGTTATAAAAGACACGCttatatatatacctatattgaatTTTTGACAATTTTAATTTATCATCATGAAGGCTGTGAAcataaaaacataaaaaaattcatttaaattGGAATTCAATTATATGAATCATATACAATTTCACTAATATTTTATTAAGATACATTTTACAGATAACAATATTGCCTGCATAGTTTGATATTTGAAGTATATCCCGCGAAATGCATACAATTTATTCGAAATTCAATCAATTTGAAGTTAACCAACAAAAATAAACACCCAATTTGGAGATTCCTGAATTTTGGTTGGGGTAAGAAGATGATATGAATTTATCCAAAATTGTGAATATCATATGTATCAATCAAGTATTACCTATTTGATGGCATAATTAACTAGGAAAAATAATAACAGTCTCGACAAATGGAGACAGAAAAATTTTGTGaagtatataaataaatattgcaACCCTGTAATGGATTTTACACTAACCTAACAGATGAAGGATGTTATAAACTAAATATGATGTTTAAATGGTAGAATGACGTCATGAATTGGCACTGAGTTTGGCTAGCCGTTTGGTGATTTCTTGTTCGGTGATGGTGGAGGTGGTGGTTCCATCTCTTTCAGAGGTTTTGGTGTTGCTCTGCGACTTGGAATGAGCACATTCCCCCTGCCACCTAGCCTTACCGCTACTGTGGCTCTGCAAAAAATggataatttcaaataatttctttttgagTCAATAAAAATACTTTAATTTCACAAAAATCATCACACCAAACTAGTGAGTCGTACTAAGACCAGGCCCTGGTTTATACAAAAAGTGTACAAGTgcatataaaatataattcatGGTGTGTCCAGTACCTTGGCCAGTAAAAAATTGCGAATGCGGGAATTTGTTCTATTTCTAGTAATTGATGGATGTTAACCAAAAAACCCAATGACTTAAAGAATGTGAACGATTCGAAAGTGACAATAATGCCTTGCATCAACTCTGAAATTTCAAAAGACAAATCAAGTTCTGACTGATGAATGGAGCATTCGTTGGCTTCGAGACGAGAGACCTTCGCCTTTACGTCCACCATAGATCAAGGTCCGGCTCAAAATAGACAGTGAAAACCAGTAAGCGTTGATCCCAGCTTTGAAGGGTCCCCGATTTTTATCGTTTTAACTTATTTCGCCTGTCATTCGACTAATGAACCCAGACAAGGCGATAAATCTATTAAAGCCGGCACAGATAGTTTAGTAACATACTTTGGGGCGACGATCAAAGTCGAAACAAGCTTATTCATTGAAGATATTTTAGGTTTTCACTCGGGGTTTATTCAGAGATCACGAGGATTATGCATACGAACATTTGGCACATAAAATGAGAACGAAAATAGTAGATGCGAAAGTAACTATCAGTTCCTTTATTATGAACAACTCTCGACTGCCCTGACCTAGGCTAATATGATGTGAAATTTCGTTCCACACTCATCGGCGTTTTAGGATTTGTTTTGTTGTATCCATTGCTAATTAGCTTAATGCAAACAGTTACGCGCATATTATAATAGCTGTAATATGCGAGTGGAGCACTGTCTCCATCCACCATTGTGAAACATTGCTGTGGATATGTTGTGAGCCTCTGCCTGTGATTCTGGCAACAAAACTTGATAGGCCAGTGATTAATGGACCATAATGATCAAGGAAACGGATAGATTATGGTCCCTTTATGCATCGACGGTGAATaaaagatatatttttatgtttccTGGTAACCGAATGGTCAAAATAGTCAAGAAATTAATGAAAGAGGGGGAACCCGAAAAACGTGGGACGGAATGTTTGAAAAGTTTAATGGCGGAAGCTACCACAAGCAGAAACTTACAAAAAAAGAATAATTGTTAGACATCGATCATTCGAGAAAGGAAGTACTGCAAGAAATATGCCTCAATACCCATGAAGGTGATTGAATAACCTTACGAGAAAGTGAAATTGCGTTTATCAAACTTGTTAGAACGTCCGAGAACAATTCCTGAATGGAAGTTCCAATGAAATTTACCGAAGGTGTTCTTAGAAGCGACATATCTTCACTTAGTCCATAACTCTTACAACCACACCTTGACAGTCAAGTCCTGAAGAACTACCTCATTTCTAATGTTTCACTGAGCATTAAGCGGGGATAAATATTTctttcgactgaaatatgcacTTCCTAGATTCGATTGAATAATGCCCTGCTGAATTTCGATTTAAACATTCATAATGTTCATATGGAATGTTTAtccacttatctaactcattattttgccagtTTTACTGTTTCAGGTGAAAATGTAATTTTAGCATTTGTAGCACAAAATCGGCTCAAACAAACAattgaaaaagttattttcagtAAAGAGTATGGCCTCTTCGAACATTAATCACAGTCTGACATCGACCTTGCCTAGTTCCGATGGGATTGTTAAAGTCCTTGATCAATTTCTCTCCAGAGTGGAGGTGGTTGATGAGAATTCAAAGCCCTTTGTAGCTGATCACAAGCTTGTTCGATGGGATTGAGGTCTGGCGACCGAGGGGGGAAAGGGACAATTCTAGCCTTCAGAAAATCGTCTGTACTCCTAGTTTAAGTGCCATTGAAGAATTCGGCAATAGGATGAGGATAATTTCAGCCCCCATTAGACCTGACCAAGGTAGATATTCCTCAATTCGCGTTAGGTACTCAAAATTCTTCCTCAACTTACCAACGAGAGGTCTCTTTTCCACGTGGCCCCGCACTTTCCCTCACATTCCAAACACGGCCTGTCCAGGGCGTATCCACCGCACTCCGAGCAATCCAGAGACACGTGGCTGTCGTTCCAGGACACTCCACAGGTGAAGCAGGTGGTCATTTCCATACGGAGCTGCTCGATGGTGACGAGATGCTCCTGACTCGGCCAGTGGACGCCCAAAGAGGCCAGGTCGTCGAGGCTATGAGAGATAGTCATCAGGGAACTGAAAAGAATTCGCTGAATAAATCGAATGTGAAAAACTTAGTGTCACTAAGGTACTTTGGTTAACCACTATACAACTAGCAATGGTCATTATTACCATTTGTTGCAAAATTACATGGTTTGTTGAGTAGTTTATTTTTGACTTCATAGGGTGGTCTGGAAGAGGAGACTACTTTGTTTTTTAAAACAAGAATACCcaaatttttatatcatttaTGAATATACATGAAATACATAAtttattccgaaaattttcatagtTATGATGGTTTCAAGTACATATCTTGAAATCTGTTCGAGATAAATGTATGATTTGTTTAATTAAATCCCCTAACAGTTTTCAAGTGTTCTTCAATTCTCACTCTACAAGTGGTCCTAAAGACACTGCGATTTCTCAAAAATGACCTCcgtaaaaatcaatcaataagtccatttttttcgaatggcaTAACCTGAACTTTTTTGTCTGTTGAATACCAAAGTAGGtagtcttcaattttttttatctttgaatACCCTAATGGGCGATTTATGGAAACATTTTGaacttgaaatgaattttaaaaCTATTCATTTTATACCCAAAATGTTTCCATAAATCACCCATTAGGTTATCCGAAGATAAAAAAGTTCGGGGCATGCCATTCGAAATAATTAAGTAACTGATATTTTTTAaaggtcattttcgaaaaattgcagtgTAAAGTGACCCGAAAAACTGCAGTCCAGGATCGGGCTCAGTTAAATGGAAAATTTCAGATGGAATCATGGTAGAAGGTGCTGAGGAAGAACACGGTTAAGATAACGCTTATCATCAGCGATTGAAAATCAATCGGCTGATTGTCAACCTAACGAGTTCCGACATCGTAAAATCCCCGAGTAAACTTGTAGGTCTCGTTAAAATTACACAACCATATTTCGAAAACTTCCACGAAACAcgatgaaaaacttaatcatacttatgtataataaatattttataataattCCGAAATGTGCGACAGTTTTTTTAGGCGGGATGAAAAACTGTCCATGATTTACCATAAAAAAGCAGAATCACTTGAATGCTAATGTCTCTTTTCCAGTTGAAAATGGGAATTTTGTTGCATCATCCGAATATTTAAATATAATTGGTTGCAAAGTCCGTGCGTTCGACATTTTTCCGAGACGAGTACGATAATGGCCTAAAATTCTTCAAACAAGGAAATGGTTAACACGAATAATGCATAATGACATGAACATTATGAATTCACAAATCGCAAACTCCTCACCAAGGCCAACGTCTTGCTCGAAGTTTCGTTATATTCAAGGGAAACATCGAATGCGCCgaatacaacaaaaaaaaaaatcagtaaaTCAATCACGTGACGTCAGGAACTTCTACGTGCTCGTTAAGAACCCGGATTTACGGAACCTTATTctgacacaccctgtatatacgggGTGACTCTTTgattcatacaaatattttaagagtagattcttgaggtcaaaagaaataattttttcatatacaattttttcccctggaaaaacaaaattaccttcaattCTAAAGCTAAATTGGGACATtttacatctgtggatcttttaaacagagttgtattcagccaatttttcaaatttcacaaatcctttttaatttttgaacatcaaattactcgaaaacggcgcattatacgagaaaatatgaaggatacttttattttacaaaacgttcaaatattcattagatagcgtccaacttagtttcaagagttgggttctttgaatttctggtatttttatggtacgtaatggtcataatgagaaaactgtaagacgtgggtgatatcttgttttcgaaaaagattaatcaaataaatcaaaaactatattccaaaacatcattcgataaaatcgctaataagatagaactaaaattttttaatggtttttcaacaacctgtatcttttaaaccgagccgattcggaaaaaatggtaagagaaaaaagtgtttctttcgatctcaagaatctactgttaaaatacttgAATATCTTGAGCAGCTTGCTTTGCACAACAAAGCTTTGAACACAAACACAGAATTTTCAATGGATTTTGAATCTACGTCCTTCAAAATCCATTGTGTTTGTGTTCAAAGCTTTGTTATGGCCATGCAGCAAGGATTAATAGAACCGACAGTATTCAGAAGCCTATTGATTTTGGTACAAATCGGAAaaacggtttttgagttattcgaatttttcgaaGCGTGGGCACGCTTCAGTACGCAATTTTGAATCTGTAGTTGAGACATTTCTTACGTCATTTGCTCGTCTGAAGCCTGTTAAAATTGGTGAGATCGATCCAGCAGTTTTCGa
This genomic stretch from Coccinella septempunctata chromosome 7, icCocSept1.1, whole genome shotgun sequence harbors:
- the LOC123317090 gene encoding protein pinocchio isoform X2 is translated as MSLASVHPAEIHSSHSSLMTISHSLDDLASLGVHWPSQEHLVTIEQLRMEMTTCFTCGVSWNDSHVSLDCSECGGYALDRPCLECEGKCGATWKRDLSLSHSSGKARWQGECAHSKSQSNTKTSERDGTTTSTITEQEITKRLAKLSANS
- the LOC123317090 gene encoding protein pinocchio isoform X1, whose product is MLLIGSNTKLNTFTEYEEDILFDHDDPDFDHTIPNVNIFQMHTSMSLASVHPAEIHSSHSSLMTISHSLDDLASLGVHWPSQEHLVTIEQLRMEMTTCFTCGVSWNDSHVSLDCSECGGYALDRPCLECEGKCGATWKRDLSLSHSSGKARWQGECAHSKSQSNTKTSERDGTTTSTITEQEITKRLAKLSANS